Proteins encoded in a region of the Podospora pseudopauciseta strain CBS 411.78 chromosome 6, whole genome shotgun sequence genome:
- a CDS encoding hypothetical protein (EggNog:ENOG503NXQ0; COG:A) — MSTPQLLSRKANGTTAVAQSSADSPKATKTKAPANGEKVVIRRLPPGLTEAEFHAILGDEWKLGDGKVDWYKWYPGKVSQHPSKPSTPARAYLHVSQRDQLPELLRKVQEAKWEDAKETYNDPALVAPPTVEFSVYKKIPSEKKRVDGRQGTIDQDPEFMAFLESLASPDGNKEGVTAEPEPEEEPEKTTTTPLIEYLKERKAAKAKEIAAAKIAMKHARTESLTGKGKAPATSAEEPKRRSTRDRESRTERERATEKAPERPRESVKILTKKAVAAAEAAAEAAKVAAIQKSTQSSAPSASSEAPSKSRRAGIAAAARILQRDLGLSSSNAHRKARMDAAKADADSKGSAAKGPAKENVPIAPEPAPPAPPAQPSSSAPPKSQQQQQQQQQQQQQQQQPAASSNRSRNRRRGGGDEGGKSKGDNKADKQADTTPPAPAPAPAKPVLLLKKRETPQAQRQQPSAPATPVSAMASQSTPTTAAPSQPAAPKNASAKQGGGGRESKKNAGPAPSSGATRAFIKHANHSQGVTEALLKDALSAYGTVTSVDIDRKKGFAYVDFTDHAGLAKAMAASPVTIAQATVQVLERKDMTAKKGGQSSGSTQGKNAAASASATTASTPTPAPAPAAALNSTAPEKPAGEQQPKESRRNPRRSKRGGRDNKDKDGKEGGGKGGGVGGSAPAAAAASC, encoded by the exons ATGTCAACTCCACAGTTGTTATCACGAAAGGCAAACGGCACTACAGCAGTCGCCCAGTCTTCAGCCGATTCCCCAAAAGCAACCAAGACCAAGGCACCCGCCAATGGAGAAAAAGTCGTGATCCGTCGCCTACCACCAGGTCTTACCGAAGCAGAGTTCCATGCCATTTTGGGCGATGAATGGAAACTCGGAGATGGCAAGGTCGACTGGTACAAGTGGTATCCTGGTAAGGTCTCGCAACA CCCTTCAAAACCGTCGACACCAGCTCGGGCATATCTCCATGTCTCGCAGAGAGATCAGTTGCCAGAACTCCTCCGCAAGGTACAAGAGGCCAAGTGGGAAGATGCGAAGGAGACCTACAACGATCCAGCCCTTGTCGCTCCACCAACCGTCGAGTTCTCCGTCTACAAGAAGATTCCCAGCGAGAAGAAGCGTGTGGACGGCCGACAAGGGACCATCGATCAAGACCCGGAGTTCATGGCTTTTCTGGAGAGCCTTGCAAGCCCAGACGGGAACAAAGAGGGTGTCACTGCTGAACCGGAGCCCGAAGAGGAACCCGAAAAGACCACCACGACACCTCTGATTGAGTAtctgaaggagaggaaggctGCCAAGGCAAAGGAAATCGCTGCTGCTAAGATCGCAATGAAACATGCCAGAACGGAGTCACTGACTGGGAAGGGCAAGGCACCAGCTACCAGTGCTGAGGAACCCAAGAGGAGAAGCACCCGGGACAGAGAGTCGAGAACCGAAAGGGAGAGGGCCACCGAAAAGGCACCCGAGAGGCCCAGGGAGTCGGTCAAGATCTTGACCAAGAAGGCTGTTGCCGCTGCAGAGGCTGCCGCGGAGGCTGCTAAGGTGGCAGCCATCCAAAAGTCAACTCAGTCCAGCGCACCATCCGCATCTTCGGAGGCTCCATCGAAGAGCCGTAGGGCAggcattgctgctgctgcgcgTATCCTACAGCGTGACCTGGGTCTGAGCTCTAGCAACGCTCACCGCAAGGCCAGAATGGATGCAGCCAAAGCGGATGCCGATAGCAAGGGCAGTGCTGCGAAGGGACCAGCGAAGGAAAATGTCCCAATCGCTCCTgagccagcaccacccgcCCCTCCTGCTCAGCCGTCGTCATCTGCTCCACCCAagtcacaacaacaacaacaacaacaacagcagcagcagcagcagcaacagcaaccagcaGCTTCTTCCAATAGGTCTCGCAACAGAAGAcggggcggcggtgatgagggtggAAAGTCAAAGGGGGATAATAAAGCCGACAAGCAGGCCGACACAACGCCTCCGGCACCAGCACCTGCACCAGCTAAGCCTGTGCTTCTTCTcaagaaaagagagacaCCACAGGCCCAGCGTCAGCAGCCATCAGCCCCTGCCACTCCTGTTTCGGCTATGGCATCACAGTCTACACCGACGACAGCCGCACCCTCCCAACCTGCTGCACCGAAAAATGCATCAGCAAAGCAAGGCGGTGGCGGCCGAGAATCCAAGAAGAACGCCGGACCTGCTCCCAGTTCAGGCGCGACACGAGCTTTCATTAAGCATGCAAACCACTCACAGGGTGTCACCGAGGCGCTGCTCAAGGATGCCTTGTCGGCGTATGGCACTGTTACTTCAGTGGATATTGATCGCAAAAAGGGGTTCGCGTATGTCGATTTCACAGACCATGCTGGGCTCGCCAAAGCTATGGCCGCCAGCCCGGTCACGATTGCGCAGGCTACAGTACAGgtgctggagaggaaggataTGACGGCTAAGAAGGGGGGGCAGTCGTCGGGTTCTACCCAGGGGAAGAATGCCGCTGCCTCTGCTTCTGCTACTACTGCGTCTACGCCAACCCCAGCTCCTGCGCCGGCAGCTGCGTTGAACAGTACCGCGCCGGAGAAGCCTGCTGGGGAGCAGCAACCGAAGGAGAGCAGGCGTAACCCGCGTCGGAGCAAGCGTGGTGGTCGGGATAACAAGGATaaggatgggaaggagggtggtggaaagggtggtggtgtaggcGGCTCTGCacctgctgccgctgctgcttcttgttAA
- the SIT4_2 gene encoding sporulation-induced protein (COG:D; COG:T; EggNog:ENOG503NU6Q), with translation MTAAPKPGPANLRPGAGLDEWLEEAKQCHYLPESVMKQLCEMVKEVLMEESNIQPVVTPVTICGDIHGQFYDLLELFRVAGGMPGDNNVQAPQTVTAVITSDDIEPPSEITDPKLQKKVINSGPAPISTDPNETIVEGDTTTEAILPPNEGLTQSADTKFVFLGDFVDRGYFSLETFTLLMCLKAKYPDRIVLVRGNHESRQITQVYGFYEECQQKYGNASVWKACCQVFDFLVLAAIVDGTVLCVHGGLSPEIRTIDQIRVVARAQEIPHEGAFCDLVWSDPEDIDTWAVSPRGAGWLFGDKVATEFNHVNGLKTIARAHQLVNEGYKYHFSERSVVTVWSAPNYCYRCGNVASIMTVDEQLNTKFSIFSAVPDDQRHVPAGRRGPGDYFL, from the exons ATGACCGCAGCGCCAAAGCCGGGCCCGGCGAATCTCCGACCCGGAGCCGGTCTCGACGAGTGGCTCGAAGAAGCAAAACAATGCCACTACCTACCAGAGTCTGTCATGAAGCAGCTCTGCGAAATGGTCAAAGAGGTCCTGATGGAGGAGTCCAACATCCAACCAGTAGTCACCCCTGTCACCATCTGCGGCGACATTCATGGCCAGTTCTACGATCTCCTAGAGCTCTTCCGAGTGGCTGGTGGCATGCCGGGCGACAACAACGTCCAGGCGCCCCAGACAGTCACAGCAGTCATCACATCCGACGACATTGAGCCCCCGAGCGAAATCACCGATCCCAAGCTGCAAAAGAAGGTCATAAATTCTGGCCCAGCCCCAATAAGTACAGATCCAAACGAAACGATCGTCGAGGGGGACACAACCACCGAGGCCATCCTCCCTCCAAACGAGGGGCTCACCCAGTCAGCAGACACCAAGTTTGTCTTTTTGGGCGATTTCGTCGACAGAGGGTATTTCAGTCTGGAAACATTTACTCTCTTAATGTGTCTAAAAGCCAA ATACCCCGACAGAATAGTTCTCGTCCGCGGCAACCACGAATCCCGTCAAATCACCCAAGTCTACGGCTTCTACGAAGAATGCCAGCAAAAATACGGCAACGCCTCCGTTTGGAAGGCCTGCTGCCAAGTCTTTGACTTTCTAGTCCTCGCGGCAATCGTGGACGGGACCGTCCTGTGCGTCCACGGCGGCCTGTCGCCCGAAATTAGAACCATCGACCAGATCCGTGTTGTGGCTAGAGCGCAGGAGATCCCGCATGAAGGTGCGTTTTGCGATTTGGTGTGGAGTGACCCGGAGGATATCGACACGTGGGCGGTGAGCCCGAGAGGAGCAGGTTGGCTGTTTGGCGATAAGGTCGCTACCGAGTTTAACCACGTGAATGGGCTGAAGACGATTGCGAGGGCGCATCAGTTGGTGAATGAGGGTTACAAG TATCACTTCAGCGAACGGTCGGTGGTGACGGTCTGGTCAGCACCGAATTACTGCTATCGCTGTGGTAATGTGGCGTCGATCATGACGGTGGACGAGCAGCTCAATACCAAGTTTAGCATCTTCTCGGCTGTGCCGGATGATCAGCGCCATGTGCCagctgggaggagagggccgGGTGATTACTTCCTGTAG